In Shouchella patagoniensis, the following are encoded in one genomic region:
- a CDS encoding DinB family protein yields MVKQLIVGDAMHELDNTRRILERLPEEHMTWKPHEKSMTLGGLATHLINLLNWQVAIFQYPEFDLSTVSLRRDPLEKRADILGEYDANVGKLEKLLSKCDEKTLGEEWTLRHGDHIILREPRAIALRSFGLSHMVHHRAQLGVYLRLLDIPLPSIYGPSADEGSLMN; encoded by the coding sequence ATGGTCAAACAACTGATCGTTGGTGATGCAATGCATGAACTGGATAATACGCGTCGCATCCTAGAACGCTTGCCTGAGGAACATATGACATGGAAGCCACACGAGAAATCAATGACGCTTGGAGGTTTAGCTACGCACCTAATCAACCTGTTGAACTGGCAAGTCGCTATTTTTCAGTACCCTGAGTTCGATCTTTCGACGGTATCTTTGAGGAGGGACCCTTTGGAAAAACGCGCTGACATTTTGGGGGAGTACGACGCGAATGTGGGAAAGTTAGAAAAACTGCTCTCCAAATGTGACGAGAAAACGCTCGGTGAGGAATGGACGCTGCGCCACGGTGATCATATCATCCTCCGCGAGCCACGAGCGATCGCACTCCGCAGCTTTGGACTAAGCCACATGGTTCATCACCGGGCACAGCTAGGGGTTTATTTGCGTCTTCTCGATATTCCCTTGCCAAGTATCTATGGCCCCTCAGCCGACGAAGGAAGCCTAATGAATTAA